The following proteins come from a genomic window of Falsibacillus albus:
- a CDS encoding four-helix bundle copper-binding protein yields the protein MSHKVYQSLIETLHDCMMACNHCYDSCLKEDDIAMMANCIRLDRECADMCGFLEQSLVRGTPFAEELASICAMICEACGNECKNHQHEHCQKCADACFTCAEACRKLSQ from the coding sequence ATGTCGCATAAAGTATATCAATCGCTTATCGAAACATTACATGATTGTATGATGGCTTGCAATCATTGTTATGATTCCTGTTTGAAAGAAGATGATATCGCGATGATGGCCAATTGCATCAGGTTGGATCGTGAATGTGCCGATATGTGTGGCTTTCTGGAGCAATCATTAGTTCGGGGGACTCCATTCGCAGAAGAATTGGCATCCATTTGTGCAATGATTTGCGAAGCATGTGGAAACGAATGTAAAAATCATCAGCATGAACATTGCCAAAAATGCGCCGATGCTTGTTTTACATGTGCGGAAGCATGCAGGAAATTGTCTCAATGA
- a CDS encoding GNAT family N-acetyltransferase: MTGQIVKTDIITLEFYHPSFHELLKNYHLSNEQKNFTGMPFDAIAKCERDESRHPILILAGQVPVGFFVLHGWNGVKAYHENERAILLRAYSVEQSYQGRGIAKKSLMLLPDFVKKHFPDKNEIILAVNHGNKPAQNLYKKAGFTDTGKRVMGRKGEQWVLNFNLSS, encoded by the coding sequence ATGACAGGTCAAATAGTTAAAACAGATATCATCACATTGGAATTTTATCATCCTTCCTTTCATGAACTATTGAAAAATTATCATCTTTCAAATGAGCAGAAAAACTTTACGGGAATGCCGTTCGATGCAATTGCCAAATGTGAAAGAGACGAAAGCCGCCATCCTATTTTGATACTGGCTGGACAAGTTCCAGTGGGGTTTTTTGTCCTTCATGGATGGAATGGGGTGAAAGCCTATCATGAGAATGAAAGAGCCATCCTTCTTCGTGCCTACTCGGTGGAGCAATCCTATCAAGGAAGAGGGATAGCGAAAAAGTCTTTAATGCTCCTCCCGGATTTTGTAAAAAAGCATTTCCCTGATAAAAATGAAATTATATTAGCAGTGAACCATGGCAATAAACCTGCCCAAAATCTCTATAAAAAAGCTGGATTTACCGATACAGGGAAGAGGGTCATGGGGAGAAAAGGTGAGCAGTGGGTATTGAATTTCAATTTATCATCCTGA
- a CDS encoding SDR family oxidoreductase: protein MYEELKGKVVVITGAATGLGASMAERFGKEGAKVVINYYNQPEKADEVKASVENAGGEAIVCQADVTKEDDVINLIQTAIKEFGKLDILINNAGIENPVDSHEMPLKDWNKVLDTNLTGAFLGSREALKYFVENEVKGNIINMSSVHEVIPWPKFVHYAASKGGIKLMTETLALEYAPKGIRVNNIGPGAMNTPINAEKFADPELRKEVESMIPMGYIGKPEEVANVAAWLASDQASYVTGITLFVDGGMTKFPAFMGGKG, encoded by the coding sequence ATGTATGAAGAATTAAAAGGAAAAGTAGTTGTGATTACAGGAGCCGCTACGGGACTAGGTGCTTCAATGGCAGAACGGTTTGGAAAAGAAGGTGCGAAAGTCGTCATCAATTACTATAATCAGCCGGAAAAAGCGGATGAAGTGAAAGCAAGCGTTGAAAATGCAGGGGGAGAGGCAATCGTCTGTCAAGCAGATGTGACGAAGGAAGATGATGTAATAAATTTAATTCAAACGGCAATCAAGGAATTCGGAAAGCTGGATATTTTAATCAATAACGCCGGCATCGAAAATCCGGTCGATTCCCATGAGATGCCTTTAAAGGATTGGAATAAGGTCTTGGATACGAACTTGACAGGAGCATTCCTTGGGAGCCGTGAGGCACTGAAATATTTTGTAGAAAATGAAGTGAAAGGGAACATCATCAACATGTCGAGTGTTCACGAAGTCATTCCATGGCCTAAATTTGTCCACTACGCTGCCAGTAAAGGCGGAATCAAACTGATGACAGAAACACTGGCACTCGAATACGCTCCGAAGGGCATCCGAGTCAACAATATCGGGCCAGGGGCCATGAATACGCCAATAAATGCAGAAAAGTTTGCCGATCCGGAATTGCGCAAAGAAGTAGAGAGTATGATTCCGATGGGGTATATCGGAAAACCGGAAGAAGTGGCGAATGTTGCTGCATGGCTTGCCTCTGACCAAGCCAGCTATGTAACTGGGATCACCCTCTTCGTCGACGGTGGAATGACTAAATTTCCTGCATTCATGGGCGGAAAAGGTTAA
- a CDS encoding GRP family sugar transporter encodes MDILLALIPSLCWGSIVLFNVKLGGGPYSQTLGTTFGALIFSIVIFLFVHPAMSPFIFLIGAISGAFWAVGQSNQLRSIALMGVSKTMPISTGMQLVATALFGVIVFHEWSTKMTIILGSAAIISIIIGTILTSLDDDENKADPGELKKGIVILLISTAGYLVYVVVIRYFDINSWSALLPQAVGMVVGGVILTYRHKPFNKYAIKNIIPGLIWATGNLFLFISQPKVGVATSFTLSQMGIIIATFGGIIILGEKKTKKQLIGIIIGSIFIVLGAVLLGIAKSR; translated from the coding sequence ATGGATATTTTGTTAGCTCTGATCCCATCACTGTGTTGGGGGAGCATCGTACTTTTCAACGTTAAGCTTGGAGGTGGCCCTTACAGTCAGACGCTTGGGACGACCTTTGGAGCATTAATATTCTCCATTGTCATATTCTTGTTTGTACACCCTGCCATGTCCCCATTCATCTTTTTAATAGGAGCTATATCCGGTGCATTCTGGGCTGTCGGTCAAAGCAATCAGCTGAGGAGCATCGCGTTGATGGGCGTCTCCAAGACGATGCCGATATCAACAGGGATGCAGTTGGTGGCCACAGCACTATTCGGGGTGATTGTGTTCCATGAATGGTCTACAAAGATGACAATCATTTTGGGTTCAGCTGCGATTATTTCCATTATTATCGGTACTATTTTAACGAGTTTGGATGATGATGAAAATAAAGCTGACCCAGGAGAACTGAAAAAAGGGATCGTTATTTTGCTTATTTCAACGGCAGGTTATTTGGTATATGTCGTTGTCATCCGCTATTTCGACATCAACAGCTGGTCGGCATTGCTGCCTCAGGCTGTCGGTATGGTCGTCGGAGGGGTTATTTTAACCTACAGACATAAGCCTTTTAATAAATATGCGATCAAAAATATCATTCCTGGTTTGATCTGGGCGACAGGAAATCTGTTTCTATTCATTTCCCAGCCTAAAGTAGGCGTAGCGACGAGCTTTACGCTTTCGCAGATGGGAATCATCATTGCGACATTTGGCGGCATCATCATCTTGGGAGAAAAGAAAACGAAGAAACAATTAATCGGCATTATTATCGGAAGTATATTTATAGTTCTTGGTGCAGTATTACTGGGAATTGCGAAAAGCAGATAA
- a CDS encoding AraC family transcriptional regulator, which yields MGWVESLQSAIDFMEENLMEDISVEEIAKAGNSSVYHFHRIFSILTDTSIAEYLRRRRLTLAAKELISSPNCRVIDVALKYGYDTPEAFSKAFRRQHGVAPSEARKYKGKLKSYNRLSIQVNLKGVEPMQYSIVEKESFPVVGLKREFSMLNDENLNGIPKMWEDANRNGTSEELIKLNNGPLKGLLGVCRPIENNNKMEYWIASASQGIQADGYDKLKIPTSKWAIFEVHGAMPNAMQETWKQIYSEWFPSSGYEPAGTPELEVYFTGDPHSKDYYSEIWIALK from the coding sequence ATGGGCTGGGTTGAATCGCTGCAGAGTGCAATTGATTTTATGGAAGAAAACTTGATGGAGGACATCTCGGTTGAAGAAATAGCAAAGGCGGGGAATTCATCGGTGTATCATTTTCATCGGATATTTTCGATTTTGACCGATACTTCCATTGCAGAGTATTTAAGGAGGAGGCGATTGACGCTGGCAGCAAAAGAACTCATTTCCTCGCCAAATTGCAGAGTTATCGATGTGGCACTCAAATACGGCTACGACACTCCAGAAGCATTTTCAAAGGCATTCCGGAGGCAACATGGTGTTGCCCCCAGCGAAGCCAGGAAGTATAAGGGGAAATTGAAATCTTATAATCGCCTGTCCATCCAGGTGAATCTGAAAGGAGTGGAACCAATGCAATACTCAATCGTGGAAAAAGAAAGTTTTCCGGTTGTAGGACTTAAACGTGAATTCTCAATGTTAAATGACGAAAACTTGAACGGAATTCCAAAAATGTGGGAGGATGCCAATCGAAACGGAACAAGTGAAGAACTGATCAAACTAAATAATGGGCCGTTAAAAGGGTTATTAGGTGTCTGTCGTCCAATTGAAAACAATAACAAAATGGAGTATTGGATAGCGTCTGCCAGTCAAGGAATTCAGGCTGATGGATATGACAAGCTGAAAATCCCAACATCTAAATGGGCCATATTCGAAGTGCATGGGGCAATGCCAAATGCCATGCAGGAAACTTGGAAGCAAATTTATTCAGAGTGGTTTCCATCAAGCGGCTATGAACCGGCAGGAACTCCTGAGCTTGAGGTATATTTTACCGGAGATCCTCACAGCAAGGACTATTATTCAGAGATATGGATTGCGTTAAAATAA
- a CDS encoding spore germination protein has translation MRRKTKKIRQKTSESNEVKKVPNFKMTIDENFEYVSNAIANTSELAKREIFFNNKKCYLIFLSTITSSETIENQIIKPLLEKKEGDVTQTVYVNEVKELDQLEDLPISLIIGAAILLIDGEMTAFSFGVSQSEKRSVTEPVNEQVIRGSHEGFVEDLRSNINMLRKRLNIINLKVTYYVLGSQSQLKLAIVYIDKLANQELIQEIDRRLSYIQVDYVDSPGQLEEFIEDSPFSPFPQLMNTERPDRVTAQLMEGRIALLCNGSPSALILPVTFFAFYQSPDDYNSRWYLGSFYRFVRLMSFFVAIGLPATYIAVVSFHYEVIPMDLVFTIKGSLEYVPIPPLVEAMFMQVILELIRESAIRLPAPIAQTIGVVGGLVIGTAVVQANLVSNTMIVVVALTAIASFVVPNSEMGTSVRILGFPLMLSAAFLGFIGMTFTFLIILIHLCKLESFGSPYFAPFAPFRAKDFKDTFTRVPLWLMNRRPSTPKPQRMERQLNPRGWKNENGK, from the coding sequence ATGAGAAGGAAAACAAAGAAAATAAGACAGAAAACAAGCGAATCCAACGAAGTAAAGAAAGTCCCTAATTTTAAAATGACTATAGATGAGAACTTCGAGTATGTCAGTAATGCGATCGCCAATACAAGTGAACTGGCAAAAAGAGAAATTTTTTTCAACAACAAAAAATGTTATTTGATTTTTTTGAGCACGATTACAAGCAGTGAAACCATCGAAAATCAAATCATAAAGCCCCTCCTCGAAAAAAAAGAGGGGGACGTTACTCAAACTGTATATGTAAACGAAGTGAAAGAATTGGATCAATTGGAGGACCTGCCGATATCACTCATAATCGGTGCTGCAATCTTATTGATCGATGGAGAAATGACGGCATTCAGCTTCGGTGTAAGCCAATCAGAAAAAAGAAGCGTCACCGAACCTGTAAATGAACAGGTCATCCGCGGTTCTCATGAAGGATTCGTCGAGGATTTGCGCTCCAATATAAATATGTTGCGGAAACGATTGAATATTATCAATTTGAAAGTTACTTATTATGTATTAGGCTCACAATCACAGCTGAAGCTTGCCATAGTCTATATAGATAAATTGGCTAATCAAGAGCTGATCCAAGAAATAGATCGTCGCCTTTCCTATATCCAAGTCGATTATGTCGATTCACCTGGGCAGTTGGAGGAATTTATTGAAGACTCGCCGTTTTCACCATTTCCACAACTGATGAATACCGAAAGACCTGACAGGGTGACTGCACAGTTAATGGAAGGCAGGATTGCACTTCTTTGTAATGGGAGCCCTTCTGCTTTGATCCTTCCGGTAACGTTTTTTGCTTTTTATCAATCTCCGGATGATTATAACAGCCGTTGGTACCTTGGATCTTTTTATCGCTTTGTACGCCTTATGAGCTTTTTTGTAGCCATCGGTTTGCCTGCGACTTATATCGCTGTTGTATCGTTCCATTATGAAGTTATCCCTATGGACTTAGTTTTTACCATTAAAGGGTCTTTGGAATATGTCCCGATCCCTCCATTGGTTGAAGCTATGTTCATGCAGGTCATCTTGGAGCTGATTCGTGAATCTGCCATTCGTCTTCCTGCTCCGATTGCCCAAACGATTGGCGTCGTAGGCGGTTTGGTCATCGGAACCGCCGTCGTACAGGCTAACCTTGTTTCCAATACGATGATCGTGGTCGTGGCTTTAACCGCTATAGCATCCTTTGTGGTTCCGAATAGTGAGATGGGAACCTCGGTCAGGATTCTGGGATTCCCGCTGATGCTGAGTGCCGCCTTCCTTGGATTCATCGGAATGACATTCACGTTTTTAATCATATTGATTCATTTATGCAAATTGGAATCGTTCGGATCTCCTTATTTCGCTCCATTTGCTCCATTTCGTGCAAAGGATTTTAAGGATACCTTTACAAGGGTACCTTTATGGTTAATGAATCGTCGTCCATCGACACCTAAGCCACAAAGAATGGAGCGGCAATTAAATCCTAGAGGGTGGAAAAATGAAAACGGAAAATAA
- a CDS encoding GerAB/ArcD/ProY family transporter, whose amino-acid sequence MKTENKTISPFQLYFTIMQAQIGVGLLSLPFAVHAYAKQDSWISVIISGLTVQLFIVINFLLSKRFPTKTFSQFAPLIAGKFLGGVINLLYIVYFFAICYLITLLSVGVLKDWILAYTPNWILYFLIILTGYYLGRENIRIIARFNTFVSAFIILFVVIFSGGLTDINYRFLFPMFHTNYLNLLKGAHASLVSMIGFESLLFIFPYINGESKKIVKTTLLAAGTTTILYVFFVVITTMYFSPAEILVIPEPILYLLKSLTYQSIERLDLLFLSFWLIAMISSFVIYLYLTSKSVGKFLHKGDHKKTINYVAALLFIISFTIQRESTITVFSDLLSKASYIFIFIIPSLLLFASIIFKKKEMNTNE is encoded by the coding sequence ATGAAAACGGAAAATAAGACCATTTCCCCATTCCAGCTTTATTTCACAATCATGCAGGCTCAGATTGGGGTTGGACTTTTATCCCTTCCCTTTGCTGTTCATGCATATGCAAAACAGGATTCGTGGATTTCCGTCATTATTTCCGGCCTTACCGTTCAATTATTTATCGTCATCAATTTCCTGTTGTCTAAAAGGTTTCCGACTAAAACCTTCTCTCAATTCGCTCCGCTCATTGCCGGCAAATTTCTTGGGGGGGTGATCAACCTTTTATATATTGTATATTTTTTTGCAATTTGCTACCTCATTACCCTGCTTTCGGTAGGAGTGCTCAAGGATTGGATTCTGGCTTATACCCCGAATTGGATTTTATATTTTTTGATTATTTTGACCGGATACTACTTAGGAAGGGAAAACATTCGGATAATCGCTCGGTTTAATACGTTTGTATCTGCATTCATCATTTTATTCGTAGTGATCTTTAGCGGCGGTTTAACGGATATTAATTACCGATTTCTATTTCCAATGTTTCATACCAATTATCTTAATTTGTTAAAAGGCGCCCATGCTTCATTAGTGTCCATGATTGGATTTGAGTCCCTGCTTTTTATTTTTCCTTATATTAATGGGGAATCCAAGAAAATTGTAAAGACTACATTGCTTGCAGCAGGAACTACGACAATTCTTTATGTTTTTTTTGTCGTCATCACGACCATGTATTTCAGTCCTGCAGAAATCTTAGTAATACCTGAACCGATCCTGTACTTATTGAAATCATTGACCTATCAAAGCATTGAACGTTTGGATTTGCTTTTCCTTTCCTTCTGGCTCATAGCCATGATATCTTCCTTTGTGATTTATTTATATTTAACAAGCAAGTCCGTAGGTAAATTCCTTCATAAAGGCGATCATAAAAAAACCATTAATTATGTTGCAGCCCTGCTTTTTATCATAAGCTTTACCATTCAAAGAGAAAGTACGATCACAGTATTCAGTGATTTACTTTCGAAGGCGAGCTATATTTTTATTTTCATCATCCCCAGCTTGCTATTGTTTGCATCCATCATCTTTAAAAAGAAAGAGATGAATACTAATGAATAA
- a CDS encoding Ger(x)C family spore germination protein, translating into MNKKIFYVLLSSVLALTGCWDQQPLKNARLVFAASFDLTDDNKILTTAVVRSLRGGSRGTQNIEAANVFVTAKGNTLRDTRIAMDRKLSGEFSPNKNRILVIGEDLALRRDLYPLFDILYRDPRSSLGAKVIIGQGRADDIVKMNMVGQVLVGEEIFKLIHSAEENSLVPVETVQSICTKIFDPGQDLMLPYIKKIAKGDEFDIDIVGDALFHKQKFTGHVLKGDDPTLLLLLNDKQRKFARFSIKVNPKDPVGERYITIQVKKSKVDRNIHIHNGHEVSVDFNLDFEVIAIEYPKDKLYDPKEITKLNKKLSKSLTECTNHVIKQIQDANSDVLALGRDLISFHPDVWKQLDWDKEFPNIPIKAKVNVTIIDTGIIK; encoded by the coding sequence ATGAATAAAAAGATTTTTTATGTATTACTCTCTAGCGTCTTGGCCCTTACAGGTTGCTGGGATCAGCAGCCGTTGAAAAATGCACGTTTAGTATTCGCTGCGAGCTTTGATTTGACGGATGATAATAAAATTTTGACGACTGCAGTGGTCAGAAGTTTGAGGGGTGGTTCACGCGGGACACAGAATATAGAGGCTGCAAATGTATTTGTCACGGCAAAAGGCAATACCCTTAGGGACACACGGATTGCAATGGATAGAAAACTATCCGGAGAGTTTTCTCCCAATAAAAATCGGATTCTTGTCATAGGTGAGGACCTGGCTCTCAGACGGGACCTGTATCCATTGTTCGATATTTTATACCGTGATCCACGAAGTTCATTGGGTGCAAAGGTCATTATCGGACAAGGTCGAGCAGATGATATTGTCAAGATGAATATGGTAGGGCAAGTATTAGTTGGGGAAGAGATTTTCAAACTTATCCATAGTGCTGAAGAGAACTCACTGGTTCCTGTTGAAACCGTCCAATCTATATGTACCAAGATTTTTGACCCAGGTCAGGACTTGATGCTGCCTTATATAAAAAAAATCGCTAAAGGCGATGAATTTGATATTGATATCGTCGGGGACGCCCTGTTTCATAAACAAAAATTCACTGGACATGTCCTGAAGGGCGATGATCCTACTTTATTGCTTCTTTTGAACGATAAACAAAGAAAATTTGCCCGTTTTTCAATAAAAGTGAATCCAAAAGACCCGGTAGGTGAAAGATATATTACGATCCAGGTTAAGAAAAGTAAGGTTGATCGTAATATCCATATCCACAACGGACATGAAGTGTCCGTCGATTTCAACTTGGATTTTGAAGTCATTGCCATTGAATATCCAAAAGACAAGCTTTATGATCCAAAGGAAATAACAAAACTCAATAAAAAACTATCCAAATCATTGACCGAGTGCACCAATCATGTAATCAAGCAAATTCAAGACGCCAACAGCGACGTTCTTGCACTTGGAAGGGATCTAATCTCTTTTCACCCGGATGTATGGAAGCAGCTGGATTGGGATAAAGAATTTCCGAACATCCCGATCAAAGCAAAAGTAAATGTCACAATAATAGATACAGGGATCATTAAGTAA
- the rlmN gene encoding 23S rRNA (adenine(2503)-C(2))-methyltransferase RlmN codes for MEKTSIYGLTLEQLTDWLIEQGQKKFRASQIWDWLYKKRVTEFSQMKNLNGDCVKLLEEHFHIQTLKQEIKQQSKDGTIKFLFKLQDGNLIETVLMRFNYGLSVCVTTQVGCNIGCTFCASGLLKKNRDLSSGEIVEQIMNVQHHLDEAGNDERVSHIVVMGIGEPFDNYGNMMDFFRVVNDQKGLSIGARHITVSTSGLANKIYDFADENIQINLAVSLHAPNNDLRTKIMKINKAYPLEKLMPAIDYYLEKTNRRITFEYILLKDINDHKEEALQLAKLLKNKRHLSYVNLIPYNPVDEHNQYQRSTKEAIVEFYGTLLEHGINCGVRTEHGTDIDAACGQLRSKQIKKDKKVHS; via the coding sequence ATGGAGAAAACATCCATTTATGGATTAACTTTAGAACAACTGACAGACTGGCTCATAGAACAAGGCCAAAAGAAATTTCGTGCTTCCCAAATTTGGGATTGGCTTTATAAAAAAAGAGTGACTGAATTCTCTCAAATGAAGAATTTGAACGGTGATTGCGTCAAGCTGCTGGAGGAGCATTTCCACATCCAGACACTGAAGCAGGAAATCAAGCAGCAATCCAAGGACGGCACCATCAAGTTCTTATTTAAATTACAGGACGGAAACTTAATTGAGACGGTTTTGATGAGATTCAATTATGGTTTGTCCGTTTGTGTCACAACACAGGTAGGATGTAATATCGGATGTACATTCTGTGCAAGCGGCCTGCTGAAAAAGAATCGCGATTTATCAAGTGGGGAAATTGTCGAACAAATCATGAACGTCCAGCATCACTTGGATGAAGCCGGGAATGATGAGCGTGTAAGCCACATCGTCGTGATGGGAATCGGAGAGCCGTTTGATAATTATGGCAACATGATGGATTTCTTCCGTGTTGTCAACGATCAGAAGGGACTGTCCATCGGTGCCCGCCATATCACGGTATCTACCAGCGGGTTGGCTAACAAGATATATGACTTTGCTGATGAAAACATTCAAATCAATTTGGCCGTTTCGTTGCATGCCCCTAATAACGATCTCAGGACGAAGATCATGAAGATCAATAAGGCTTATCCATTGGAAAAGCTCATGCCTGCCATCGATTACTATTTGGAAAAAACAAACCGTCGGATCACGTTTGAGTACATTTTATTGAAAGATATCAACGACCATAAAGAAGAAGCGCTTCAGCTGGCAAAGCTCTTGAAGAACAAGCGCCACTTATCGTATGTGAACTTGATTCCATATAATCCGGTTGACGAACACAACCAGTATCAGCGGAGTACGAAGGAAGCGATCGTTGAATTTTACGGCACCTTGCTTGAGCATGGAATCAACTGCGGGGTCCGTACAGAACATGGAACAGACATCGATGCTGCCTGCGGACAGCTTCGAAGCAAACAAATCAAGAAGGATAAAAAAGTTCATTCTTAA
- a CDS encoding GNAT family N-acetyltransferase translates to MKIREITENDANNLINLIKEVEKHSEYMLMKKGERQTTPDQMHKQIAKLRSQPNSTILAAEQNGKLIGYIFAIGGTVTRKLHSAYLVVGVQKGFRGMGAGTLLFKELDNWAASHGVSRLELTVVTENKSALALYHNFGFEIEGTKRNSLNMNGTYHDEYYMAKLY, encoded by the coding sequence ATGAAAATTAGGGAGATCACAGAAAATGACGCGAACAACCTCATAAATCTGATAAAAGAAGTTGAAAAACACTCTGAATACATGCTGATGAAAAAAGGAGAACGGCAAACCACACCTGACCAAATGCATAAACAAATTGCAAAGCTGCGATCCCAACCCAATTCGACTATTTTGGCAGCTGAACAAAATGGAAAGCTGATTGGCTACATTTTTGCCATTGGAGGAACTGTTACTAGAAAACTTCATTCCGCCTATCTCGTTGTCGGAGTTCAAAAAGGATTTCGCGGTATGGGTGCAGGTACGCTCCTTTTCAAAGAATTGGATAATTGGGCAGCAAGCCACGGTGTTTCCCGATTGGAACTCACGGTTGTCACTGAAAATAAATCTGCTTTGGCCCTCTATCATAACTTTGGTTTCGAAATAGAAGGGACCAAAAGAAACTCTTTAAATATGAATGGCACTTATCATGATGAGTATTACATGGCAAAACTATACTAA
- a CDS encoding VOC family protein: protein MKFPNQKITTFLMFNGQAEEAMNFYTSIFQESEINHILHQEGGSVLHATFTLNGQVFMCIDNNNEDDHPFTPAISLFVSCTTEDEVEMLFEKLSFEGRVLMPLCSLPVSKKFGWVEDRFGISWQLNLPQE, encoded by the coding sequence ATGAAATTTCCAAATCAAAAAATTACGACTTTCTTAATGTTCAATGGCCAAGCGGAAGAAGCGATGAACTTTTATACTTCCATTTTTCAAGAATCTGAAATCAACCACATTCTTCACCAGGAAGGTGGCAGTGTGCTGCATGCAACCTTTACATTGAATGGACAAGTGTTCATGTGCATTGACAACAACAATGAAGATGACCATCCGTTTACTCCGGCAATTTCTTTATTCGTCTCATGCACCACAGAAGATGAAGTAGAAATGCTTTTTGAAAAATTATCGTTCGAAGGAAGAGTTTTGATGCCTCTCTGTTCATTGCCTGTCAGCAAAAAATTCGGCTGGGTCGAAGATCGGTTTGGGATATCTTGGCAATTGAATTTACCGCAGGAATGA
- a CDS encoding GNAT family N-acetyltransferase encodes MKTLISSKKIVLREYEEKDWERVHEYASMYIVSQFQAWGPNSIDETQNFLKDAISDASIVPRKRYGLAIVHKEENRLIGAVEFILGDPYNKAAEIGYVLHPDYWGKGIATEAANLLLSFGFKDIGVNRIFATCDPRNLASAKVLEKIGMTLEGRMREHLRMADGWRDSLMYSILEREWSDDPKESRAGICDQAVAIEKMRPVDWEAVKKIYLQGISTGNATFQQQAPSWEEWDHGHLNSCRLLARVDGHVAGWAAISPVSNRCVYAGVAEVSVYVSQNYAGKGIGTKLLSILIEESEQNHIWTLQSGIFPENIPSLKLHQKLGFRKVGRREKIGRMNGVWRDVILMERRSIQIGLN; translated from the coding sequence TTGAAAACGTTGATTTCAAGTAAGAAAATTGTTTTAAGAGAGTATGAGGAAAAAGATTGGGAAAGAGTCCATGAATATGCATCAATGTACATTGTCAGTCAATTTCAGGCGTGGGGGCCTAACTCTATAGATGAAACACAAAACTTTCTTAAAGATGCGATTTCAGATGCAAGCATTGTGCCCAGGAAACGATATGGGTTAGCCATTGTTCATAAAGAAGAAAATAGATTAATTGGGGCTGTTGAATTTATATTGGGAGATCCGTATAACAAAGCTGCTGAAATTGGATATGTTTTGCATCCTGATTATTGGGGGAAGGGCATTGCGACTGAGGCAGCAAATTTGCTTCTCTCCTTCGGTTTTAAAGACATCGGGGTGAATCGGATTTTTGCCACTTGCGATCCCCGAAATTTAGCATCCGCGAAGGTCCTTGAAAAAATAGGGATGACTTTGGAAGGGAGGATGCGAGAACATCTGCGAATGGCGGATGGATGGCGAGATTCCTTGATGTACAGCATTTTAGAACGTGAATGGTCCGATGATCCAAAAGAAAGTCGAGCTGGGATATGTGATCAAGCGGTTGCAATCGAAAAAATGCGCCCTGTTGATTGGGAAGCGGTAAAAAAGATTTATCTCCAAGGCATCTCAACAGGAAATGCCACTTTTCAGCAGCAAGCCCCTTCGTGGGAAGAGTGGGATCATGGACACTTGAATTCTTGCAGGCTATTGGCGCGGGTTGATGGACATGTGGCAGGTTGGGCCGCAATAAGTCCTGTTTCAAACAGGTGCGTTTATGCAGGAGTGGCTGAAGTCAGTGTATATGTATCCCAAAACTATGCTGGAAAGGGGATTGGGACCAAATTATTATCCATATTGATCGAGGAAAGTGAACAGAACCACATTTGGACGCTGCAATCAGGAATATTCCCTGAAAACATCCCAAGCCTTAAATTGCATCAAAAATTAGGCTTTCGGAAGGTGGGGAGGCGGGAGAAAATAGGTCGTATGAATGGCGTTTGGCGTGATGTCATTCTGATGGAAAGAAGAAGCATACAGATAGGATTGAACTAG